The DNA sequence TTTAGTTAAAGGCTTTGCAATGGAGGAAAAGTCCTTAACAAACTTCCGATAATAGCCCGCAAGTCCGAGAAAACTCCTTACTTCTGTCACAATGGTAGGTCGAGGCCATTCTTGTATGGCTTGGACCTTTTCTGGATCAGCAGCCACGCCCTCTCCTGATACTATGTGACCCAGAAATTTTAACTCTCTCTTCCAAAACGAGCACTTGCTGAACTTGGCAAATAGCTTCTGATTCCGTAACCTCTCCATAACCAGTCTCAGATGCTCTCTGTGCTCGTCCTTACTTCTCGAGTACACCAGGATGTCGTCAATGAAAATGATCACAAACTTATCAAGGTAGTCgtgaaacacttcattcatcAAGCGCATGAAAGCCGCAGGGGCATtcgtgagaccaaagggcataactacaaactcgtaggaatttggtgataccctgatgccaaatcaatcttcgaaaaccaactagctccctttagttggtctaacaactcgtctatcctcAGAAGAGGATACTTGTCTTTtatcgtgatgttgttgataccaCGATAATCGATACACAGCCTCATGCTTCCgtctttcttcttcacaaatagcacaggagctccccaaggtgaagagctcgatcggatgaatcccttttccaATAGATCCTCCAATTGTTTCTTTAGCTTGGCCAACTCCGCAGGTGCCATCCGATATGGTGCCTTAGCTATAGGTTTTGCTTCAGGCTCCAAAGTAATGGTAAAGGGATTACTCCGAGGTGGAGGTAATTCCTTTAgtggtgcaaagatatcctcaaactcttggaccacttctatgtcttcgaccttaacttcatcattagtggctcctccactaaccgataaggtcaccaaatatacttccccgtcttgaaacaaatcttgtactCTCATTGCTGCTACCAAAGACACGGTCATACTAGGACTGATTCCATAGTATACCATCTCTGGTCGTTTACCTCTGCCAAACAACAACCTTCCTTTTCCACAGTCGATCTGAACTCCATAGCTCGATAACCAATCCATTCCAAGGATTACCTCGTACCCTTTCAAAGGCACGACTAACAGATCTGGCACAAACTCTTTGCCTTGAATGACCAATGGAACATTCTTGATACACTGATTTGCTTGAAGGGTTCGGTCTGCGGGGGTCAAGACGGCCACGTCTATCCTGTCAACCACAAAACAATCCCAAAACCGGGCAGCTACTTCAggggtcacaaaactatgtgttgcccccGAGTCGAACAATACATGTGTGGGTTTACCAGCAACATGTATGGTTCCTGCCACAGTAACCCAATCAACAATATCTCAATCACAAAAACTGATCAAAATTCTTACAACCATCAATCATCATCCTAAATttctaaacgcgcaacctagcgatcaagAAATCTATACCTAACCAGCATACTAACTAGATTCCAGCAACTAAATTTCTATTCAATAAAAAGAGGAGGTTAAGCACCCACAATACCTGTGATGGGACCGCTTGACGGTCCTGCATTGTCTGGGTTTTCTACACCTAAGGCATAAACCCTACCTCCTAGGTTTTGTTTCTTTGGTGCTGGCTCAATAGCTGGACGGCTAGGAGGAGTTCGGATCGCGAGAGGGGTCGCATggattggcttgtttggacatGACAATGCAAAATGGCCCTTCCTTCCACAAAAGAAACAAGTAACATCTTCCATCCTCAGCGATGAATAACCTTGCTGGTTACTCCGTTGTCTGTTGGgacaaaacttagaaatatgtCCCGGTTGATCACATATGTAACACACTCCAGTGTTACCACGATTGTTGGCTTGGCTTCCAAAGCCTCGCCCTTTGCCTTTGTAAGATCTTGGACCCTTGTTGAAATTTGGCCTTTCTCCTTGGCTAAACTTGGTGTGTCCACCAGAATGTGGTAAGGTCTTCCTTTCAGCCTCCAATACAGTCTCAAAATTAACAGCCTTTTCTACCAGATCCGATAAGCTGCTAAAGTTGCTTCCAGCTAAACGACTTCCAAGCTCCGGCTTCAATCCGTACATAAAGTTACGGATCATAGTTGGTTCATCTTCACACCCATCGAAAACATGTCGCCTCAACCTTGTGAACTCAGATTCGTAGCTCCTGACTGGCCTATCTCCTTGAACAAGGTTCATGAACTGGCGCTCCAATCCCTGCTTCGCTTCTGGAGGAAAATACTTCCTCTCAAAATCTCCCTTGAACGACTCCCATGATGTGATGGTGTGTCCACGCTGCCTGTCTATGCTATCCCACCATCTTGTGGCGTCTCCTTCCAAGTAGTACACAGCAATCTTCCTCTTGTACTCCTCCGGGCACTCCATGGCTTCAAAATTCTTCTCCATCATAGTAATCCACTTGtcggcctcaataggatcggatcCTCCTTTGAAATTGTAGGATCCAATGTTCTTCATGGTAGATAATAACTTGGAAACTTCAGGGGGTTGAGTACGCCTGCCTTGGTTACCAAGTGCCTCAGTCATCACGTCATGTAAAGGGTGTTTTCGGTTCCATGATCTTGTGGTCTTTCGGTGGCACGGTTCTGATCTGGCCTTGGGTTTGATTGAGAGGATTGATCATGTTGATGTCTCTGGTCCCAATTACGACTTGGGCCAATACTCGCCATActgtcttctctctctctagtcatGTTACCGTAAACAGGAAAAGATCTTGTTCTCTGCAGAGGGCTCCTATCGTGTCCAAACATCTCACTAATGCCATTTCCATTATCCTGATCTGATCTGTGACCCAATCCTCCGCCTGTCCAATCCATACCCTCTCCCCATATCCGACCTCGTCCATCATCACCTGTCCCACGATTAGCCATCTGCACACAATAAAAAGGGTAAGTCATATTCCAACCACGGGAAGCGGCTGGTTTCCTAATCATCTTTTTGCGActcctttgactcgataaaaccgttaaaaaaagcacttgtgtcacgcatggacgaaaccatgctctgataccacctctgtaacacccccaaaccgttcttggcataggtcaaaccaccggccaacaatcaaacaagaacatgaccgacgccccgaccgtctaccaaggctcaggagcgctacaagacgggttaacgggcaatccagccaaagttacaaaaagtgcaattcgtaactaggccaggccgtccactaacacgtcccgtcagaccaaagcctaaggcttctcaacccgtactccaatcttacgttgtgttagctcggacaagctaatatcagaacaacaaggcagtttcacaaaacattcgctttatttatcttatataatatctggtttacaatacacaaaatattatacaagtggtggcatgccaagaaagcgaaagtacatacttatagtctgaaagcgtcttaagcaaaaagatgcaaatctacaccagccagcctagcccccgcgctttctacgagctcactactggtcacctgaaaacaacaacgagtgaggagtgagtaatctagcattactcagctagttacaatcccccactaacaaatacaacccctcgctatcccaccccaaacaatctaaagcgagatgttcacctaacaacacaacttaataataataagcaatattcaaaatacgcagcggtaaaccatagcaagataactagcataacgctaattactagcttatcaccaaacccaaactcgatttaaaccagggtttaacaacccaaaacacgatataatatatataacaaactcgggccctggtgacgttaggttcctccttcactatcggcaatatcctatctccctaccacaaaggccggaagatggaactttcaaccgaccgcggcccacagtccttcgggtcaccgcgcgacagcccacagtccttcgggtcactgtcccattacaccgtcatgtaatactcagccatagtacatgacaccgttcgtctgagtcttcccgatccagcgagtaaggggtttccttgaacccgctgggtacgaggtctgaaggaacactaactcaccccaatatgcctagcattgtgggttacacaaatgctatcggccaatatacgattaatactaaacccggtaaaaataacacaaggtttcaagtaataatcacaacaaaatcaaccacattccagaatctagcataaagactaattccagaatacctaactatccacaacttagcgatatcatctaagcattctgcattcgctaactaaccaatcaacctaaccattagcatgctactacggttctcaagcaataactaagcatgctatcaacttaatcaacataacctcaattattaactactcataccgttactcagttagacctggcctcctgccatgatccaacttccaagtaacgggatcCTGCATAAAAAaaactcagcaatcaattgattataactcacagtttttggttgaccgtggccttgaccccaaacccgacttttgtgatccgaaccctttcccgaccttcacaagtagacccacgtctggactgatcttcacttgaactggtctccactagaactgatctctcttcacttgaacagaatcttctccaagtgctgactcaaaatcggcagagtaactgttctcgaaaactgcctaaatcgctcgaaaactatcgaaactcgatctttctttctttgctttctctttatgttttgaaGTAGTTTTTATATGTTCTGTATGGTTTGAAATGAGAGGGGGTCGTTGCCTAATTATAGCAATCCGCAACCAATCaggaacaagccgtgtggcagcccgtgtgtcgcttcgcatggctccggacgcatgcgcggCGGCACCTCATGCTCAACTTGTCCTTCAGCATGGCCTGCTCACATGCAAGGGGACACCACGCCCTAAACCTGTCTGGATTCATGGCCTCCTCACATGCAAGCTGACACCACGTCCTCCACATGTCTGGCCGCATGGCCTTGTCGCATGCatcgcgacacctcgtgcttggccgttccacctcgtgctccacatggctggctgcatgcctCAGTCTCATGCAGGATGACACACCGCACGTCCAGATGGCCTGCTGCATGACTGAAGTGCATGCAGGTCGACACCCAATttcacacatggctggccgcatgcttcggtcgcatgcatcgcaacacctcgtgcttggtcgttcgacctcgtgctccacatgtctactTGCATGTACAGGTTGCATGTACTGCAACACCTCCTACTTCCCTTGACACACACACTTTCAAGAGACTGCCACCACGTCCTGAacacatacacatcaagccacctcgagcttctcggtcgattttggcctttccggtgaattttcgtcccgcgatcaatcccaaatatttttctacgcccgttccgatggcctgagtatttttaataaaccctACTGGGATTCTGATCTTGAGGAAAAATATTTACCGAGCTGTCGGCTTCTTCGAAAAAGTTTGTAATaccgaaatttagggtttttcgcCCAATTTCCGATCTTCCTATTGTGCTTCCAAAAGTGTCATTCTTCAAACCTCCTTTGAATCAATCTACCACATTGTCTAACCATTGTCTAGTGGCATACTTGACTCATGGTTTAGACAAGAACAATCTGATCgtccgcgactcgaccacccaaaagatactcgaccattatctttttttttttttttttttttgacaattctaggttccagaccaagcatttctGCTTGAGGGCCCTAGCAGATATGAACTCGTTTAGTTAAGCCAACCCTGGTCCATCTCTGGACTCGATTGCATAGCACCTTGGTCCATCTACTAGGTCACTCGCCATACTGGTCGAGCCTTATCCGATCCCATATGGATCCTTAAGGGGTAATGCTTATCTCTGTTGAGTCCTGGTAGACTTCTGCAAATCCCTAAGAGACCAAGCTTTAGTGGACTGCCTTGTTCCCCAGGCCACTCAACCGTAAACATAAACTACCAAAGACTGATTCACAACATCTTGTTGTAATCATATACCACTGTCTTATGAAAAATACTTTGGTCATGACCATACCATGAAggacgtcccataacatccctcaatgcattgccaataacttcaatacttccacttccagtgggtacctagatgagtaggatttcggtttgatcacacatttggaaaacgtcccataccattctccaaatcgtcttactattgcgaatgttCACACCATTCAtaacagcaattataatatcctcaatccccatcatactaagatactaagaaattggttgtcttgtttgccttttgttgagtttgcttataaccatgctaggcactctactactaacctgtcaccttttgagattgtttatgggtttcagccagagactcctttAGACTTCACCGAACTGCCCAGCTCCATGTACCGCAGTCGTGATGGAGTCGCCAAGGCAGAGTTTGTTAAGAATATGCACCTGAAGGTCAAGGAGAGGATAGAagccaaggcggctaaggtcaaggccaagtatgaccagaagagaaaggaggtactgttcgaacccggggacttggtgtggttacacatgcggcccGAGAGGTTTCCAGAAGCCCGGAAGTCCAAGCTCTCTCCTCGTGGGACAGGACCATTCCGCATCCTACGACAATGCCTATATCCTTGACCTCCCagctgaatttaaaatttcacatactttcaatgtctcggatttgtctcctttccatgcagatagtgatgactttgcagatgatggtgttctgaggccagaacctcttcaagagggagggaatgatgaggccatccaagtagaggttcccatagttaggcgcggtccgactacccggagtggaaccagggccttgcgagaaggttcaccaaagctgtccagcatatccttgatcaagatggacagactgaccaggaccagctgctgattgagaagttggtccagttgaagattcaagatcaagccggcccaaaggaggttcaggacgcggccgacccgatccagatcagactcaaccaagccggatttctcatttccacatccgagcttggtctagactcagtttccatttcatccactccaactcttctcggttctgagatctagccaacaaccaaggggagtagcatgtgttgtactctttttcctcaccaggttttgtcccattgggttttcttggtaaggttttagtgaggcaacatgcaagcatgctattagccttggtctaggccttctcaaaccgacaaccagatgtctggtttattttaatttatttggttaagactttgggctaatgtttcagcctcatttccggccagcttgtttaaggccttttatctttgagtcccataacgggtaaaccctatataactccatgaagttggcgatttttgtctaagttttttatgaaataattttgcctttgcaaacctaaaaccctaagtctttttctgtgagaaacaagagagagcagccgaatcttatcaagcttcaaaccaccaagcttgtggcgattcttcacctccattccatccatcgatttgccttgagagtgatacacatccagcaagccaaatcccatagctatccacctccatccactgttcttgctgagagagatacacatccagcaacaaggatccatcccccatacttctatccttctcttattttgttttatcttgcatcatatagtcctagatttttccattcattataaaaacccataaaaagtcatatttgcttctgttcttcattgatcatattgttttctttctgttcattattttgattcataaaagctcataaaaatagcatccttttgtttcaggaaccagatcggccatctcccactccatcgcgtccgtctagccgtcccatagccgtccgtccgtcctgtccagtccgagttctcgaacctcagaccgtccgtccgtgcagtctgATTCCCGGCCTGTATcactctgtgtactgaacagacagcccacgtgggccaaaatcacccgaacagtctacgggaagggtcagcgtgctgagtccaaggaccaacgtgctgatatgtgtacagatggactgccacggacgtcctgtgtgtgctgacggacacacacggacagccacagacgtcctgtgtgttctgacggacacacacggacgtcctgtgtgtgctgacggacacacacggacgtcctgtgtgtgctgacggacacccacagacgtcctgtgtctactgaacagacagcccacatgggccaaaatcaccagaacagtccacgggaagggccagcgtgctgagtccaaggaccagcgtgctgatatgtgtactgatagacagccttggacgtcctgtgtgtggtgacggacacacaaggacagcaacagacgttctatgtgtgctgacggacagccacggacgtcctgtgtgtgctggcagacacccacggacgtcctgtgtgtactgaacagacagcccacgttggccaaaatcacccaaacagtccacgggaagggccagcatgctgagtccaaggaccaacgtgctgatatgtgtactgatggacagccacggacggcctgtgtgtgttgacggacacacacagacacacacggacagccacatacgtcatgtgtgtgctgacggacagacacggacgtcctgcgtgtactgacggacaggcacggacagccacgaatatcctgtgtgtgctggcggacacccacagacgtcctgtgtgtactgaacagacagcccacatgggccaaaatcacccgaacagtccacgggaagggccagcgtgctgagtccatggaccaacgtgctgatatgtgtaccgatggacatccacggaagtcttgtgtgtgctgatggacacagacggacacacacggacagccacaaacgtcctgtgtgtgctggcggacacccacagacatcctttgtgtattgaacagccagcccacgtgggccaaaatcacccaaacagtccacgggaagggtcagcgtgctgagtccaaggaccaacgtgcagatatgtgtactgatggacagccacggacgtcctgtgtgcgctgacggacacacacggacagccacgtacgtcctgtgtatgctgaaggacagccgcggacgtcctgtgtgtgctgacggacacacagacgtcctgtgtgtactgaacagaccgcccacgtgggccaaaataacccgaacagtccacaggaagggccagcgtgctgagtccaaggaccctcgtgctgatatgtatactgatggacagccacagatgtcatgtgtgtgctgaaagacacacacggacacacacgaacagccatagatgacctgtgtgtgctggcggacacccacggaactctgtgtactgaacacacagcccacgtgggccaaaatcacccgaacagtccacgggaagggtcagcgtgctgagtcgaaggaccaacgtgctgatatgtgtacagatggactgccacagacgtcctgtgtgtgctgacggacacacacggacagccacagacgtcctgtgtgttctgacggacacacacggacgtcctgtgtgtgctgacggacacacacggacgtcctgtgtgtgctgacggacacccacggacatccttgatctactgaacagacagcccacatgggccaaaatcacccgaacagtccacgggaagggccagcgtgctgagtccaaggaccagcgtgctgatatgtgtattgatggacagccgtggacgtcctgtgtgtgctgacggacacacaaggacagccacagacgttctgtgtgtgctgacggacagccacagacgtcatgtgtgtgctggcggacacccacggatgtcctgtgtgtactgaacagacagcccatgttggccaaaatcacccaaacagtccatgggaagggccagcgtgctgagtaaaaggaccaacgtgctgatatgtgtactgatggatagccacggacatcatgtgtgtgttgacagacacacacagacacacacggacagccacagacgtcctctgtgtgctgacagacaaacacggacagccacggacatcctgtgtgtgctggcggacacccacggacgtcctgtgtatactgaccagacagcccacgtgggccaaaatcacccgaacagtccacgggaagggtcagcgtgctgagtcaaggaccaacgttctgatatgtgtactgatagacagccacggacgtcctgtgtgtgctgacggacacacacggacacacatggacagccacagacgtccggtgtgtggtgacggacacacagggacgtcctgtgcgtgctgacagacacccacggatgtcctgtgtgtactgaccagacagcccacgtgggccaaaatcacccgaatagtccatgggaagggccagcgtgctgagtccaaggatcagcgtgctgatatgtgtactgatggacagccacagatgtcctgtgtgtgtcctgatggacacacacggacacacacagacagccacggacgtcctgcatgtACTGACAGACaggcacggacagccacgaacgtcctgtgtgtgctggtggacaccaacggacgtcctgtgtgtactgaacagacagcccacatgggccaaaatcacccgaacagtccacaagaagggccagcatgctgagtccaaggaccaacgtgctgatatgtgtactgatggacagccacggacgtcctatgtgtgctgacggacagacatgGATGTAAGACCTGAACCCTGGCCTCTCAaccttatggagtccgcagacttacttattaatttctttgcttgtttgatccattttaagtcttttatttactaagtcatattcgaatatgaggttcatacaCAAACGAACAGATTTGCACAGCaaaataacaatgtataaactttgtattacttagaaacatgagattcaatacacaacttcttaacagtctcatagacaatcactagttcatccctagcatcatctaaccacacgttacagagcctctcactgaccgagccttcacggctccttggcttgaccagaaccatccttagttcctgaaaccacaaccagataagcattaatcataaccgagaatagaacggattgattccacaatgcttggcttggttcctagaacttagataaacctcagtcaacataatcataaaacgtatgaacctacctaccgtatcctaagtcattcaaccaaccaccccttgacttagaatcagatagatagtccagaatagataaacagaacacacaaacagatccggatcgtccccaaagaccaatccgtcaaaccggatagaatctaggtgcgaccggccaatgaagtctggctcaatggcccaacggacttcctcacctgatccggccttaggcctggatccaatcggccgagtaagcctcaagcctaatccggaaggcttagctaccggtcagaccttgcgactctaccttggcttagacaaactgtgaccttgtcttaactagacaactcataggctgatccataaggatcggtcctaacctgtcccgaaagacaccgtttggaacatgcacccttttgccattcgtgcctcttggacactcatgactcttgacaactcgtgccctttgggtcattcccaaccgttcgtcctaaccgcc is a window from the Brassica rapa cultivar Chiifu-401-42 unplaced genomic scaffold, CAAS_Brap_v3.01 Scaffold0223, whole genome shotgun sequence genome containing:
- the LOC117129886 gene encoding uncharacterized protein LOC117129886, encoding MTEALGNQGRRTQPPEVSKLLSTMKNIGSYNFKGGSDPIEADKWITMMEKNFEAMECPEEYKRKIAVYYLEGDATRWWDSIDRQRGHTITSWESFKGDFERKYFPPEAKQGLERQFMNLVQGDRPVRSYESEFTRLRRHVFDGCEDEPTMIRNFMYGLKPELGSRLAGSNFSSLSDLVEKAVNFETVLEAERKTLPHSGGHTKFSQGERPNFNKGPRSYKGKGRGFGSQANNRGNTGVCYICDQPGHISKFCPNRQRSNQQGYSSLRMEDVTCFFCGRKGHFALSCPNKPIHATPLAIRTPPSRPAIEPAPKKQNLGGRVYALGVENPDNAGPSSGPITGTIHVAGKPTHVLFDSGATHSFVTPEVAARFWDCFVVDRIDVAVLTPADRTLQANQCIKNVPLVIQGKEFVPDLLVVPLKGYEVILGMDWLSSYGVQIDCGKGRLLFGRVMPFGLTNAPAAFMRLMNEVFHDYLDKFVIIFIDDILVYSRSKDEHREHLRLVMERLRNQKLFAKFSKCSFWKRELKFLGHIVSGEGVAADPEKVQAIQEWPRPTIVTE